From one Sparus aurata chromosome 16, fSpaAur1.1, whole genome shotgun sequence genomic stretch:
- the manba gene encoding beta-mannosidase isoform X3 has translation MTNQEVPSQQTHLNPDSTLLKSVPVTYHVLNKPEVMPLRVDMCMFVSGVLLCSFSGVLSGFSSVTDQQHTVSLSGKWSLSNSNGSLSLPAEVPGCVHSALQQQGFIQDPYFRFNDVSYRWIAFDNWTYTTTFNVSTQLRSKQKVLLVFDGVDTVASIQLNGVSVGKTDNMFRRYDLSVRDLLTDGDNVLKVSFSSPVLYASERRKAHSAYRVPPECPPDVQKGECHVNFIRKEQSSFSWDWGPSFPTMGLWKGVRLEAFDVLQLIQVSSVPLYNFSVSQWRVQVQLLVDAVQTTNGQITLSIPELDSEQTVQTKFLSGKTKNSFTLHINTSSQVKQWWPNGHGDQPFYQLTVRGFQDGFLVLSTESKVYFRTVELVQEPVVGSPGLSFYFRINGKPIFLKGSNWIPAHSFQDQVSPAVLRNLLQSAVDANMNALRVWGGGVYEQDLFYSICDEMGIMVWQDFMFACAMYPTEDDFIQTVREEVSQQVQRLKSHPSVIIWSGNNENEAALATDWFSIPVSQRPLYRKDYVTLYVNNVRAIVREEDESRPFLVSSPTNGAESEQEGWVAANPYDPLYGDTHFYSYFLDCWDWRTFPRTRFASEYGFQSWPSFSTLQPVSIKADWSYNSSFSSHRQHHENGNQQMLLQAALHFNLPNATDPLKRFTDTLYITQVTQAQCVKTQTEFYRRSQSEIIEGKGRTMGALYWQLNDIWQAPSWSSIGVRVLVGRSGSCVHAEVRPAPGPRRQRRGHF, from the exons ATGACAAACCAGGAAGTGCcctcacagcaaacacacttgAACCCGGACAGTACACTTTTAAAGAGTGTTCCCGTTACTTACCATGTCTTAAACAAACCAGAAGTCATGCCTCTGCGTGTCGacatgtgtatgtttgtttctggtgtgttgttgtgttcgTTTTCCGGAGTTTTATCCGGATTTTCTTCGGTGACGGACCAACAACACACCGTGAGTCTGAGCGGTAAATGGAGTCTGTCCAACAGTAACGGCTCACTGTCTCTGCCTGCAGAGGTGCCAGGATGTGTTCATTCAGCCCTGCAGCAACAGGGATTCATCCAG GACCCATATTTCAGGTTCAACGATGTGTCCTATCGGTGGATTGCTTTTGACAACTGGACATACACGACCACATTTAATGTATCGACCCAGCTGAG GTCAAAACAGAAAGTGCTTCTTGTCTTTGACGGTGTCGACACTGTCGCATCGATTCAGCTCAATGGAGTCAGCGTCGGGAAGACGGACAACATGTTTCGTAGATAT GACCTCTCAGTCAGAGACTTGCTGACAGACGGGGATAACGTGCTGAAAGTGAGCTTCTCGTCTCCTGTTCTGTATGCGTCCGAGCGCAGAAAAGCTCATTCTGCCTACAGAGTTCCTCCTGAATGTCCTCCAGATGTCCAGAAAGGGGAATGTCACGTCAACTTCATCAGaaaa GAGCAAAGCTCTTTCAGTTGGGACTGGGGGCCTTCGTTCCCCACGATGGGACTGTGGAAGGGAGTTCGACTGGAGGCGTTTGATGTCCTGCAGCTCATCCAGGTGTCTTCTGTTCCTCTGTACA ACTTCAGCGTCTCTCAGTGGCGGGTTCAGGTTCAGCTTCTTGTCGATGCGGTTCAGACAACAAACGGCCAAATCACGCTCTCCATACCTGAGCTGGATTCAGAGCAGACCGTCCAGACGAAGTTTCTATCAGGGAAGACCAAGAACAGCTTCACCTTACACATCAACACG AGCAGCCAGGTGAAGCAGTGGTGGCCCAACGGACACGGTGACCAACCCTTCTACCAGCTCACTGTCAGAGGCTTTCAGGATGGATTTTTAGTCCTCAGTACAGAATctaag GTGTATTTCCGCACGGTGGAACTGGTCCAGGAGCCAGTTGTCGGGTCTCCAGGATTGAGCTTTTATTTCCGAATCAACGGGAAGCCAATTTTCCTCAAAGGCTCCAACTGGATCCCGGCCCACTCCTTCCAGGACCAGGTCTCCCCTGCTGT CCTGAGGAACTTGTTGCAGTCGGCTGTGGATGCTAACATGAACGCCCTCCGGGTCTGGGGAGGAGGGGTGTACGAACAGGATCTCTTCTACAGCATCTGTGATGAGATGGGAATCATG GTTTGGCAGGACTTCATGTTTGCCTGTGCCATGTATCCCACCGAGGACGACTTCATACAGACCGTAAGAGAGGAGGTCAGCCAACAG GTTCAGCGCCTCAAGTCTCATCCTTCCGTAATCATCTGGAGCGGGAACAATGAAAACGAAGCTGCCCTCGCGACGGACTGGTTCAGCATCCCCGTTTCCCAGAGGCCTCTGTACCGGAAAGACTATGTGACGCTGTATGTGAACAACGTGCGGGCGATAGTTCGAGAG GAGGACGAGAGTCGGCCGTTCCTCGTCTCCAGTCCGACAAACGGAGCTGAATCGGAGCAGGAAGGATGGGTGGCAGCGAACCCCTACGACCCTCTCTATGGGGATACACATTTCTACAGCTACTTCCTGGACTGCTGGGACTGGAGGACTTTCCCACGAACACGTTTCGCCTCTGAATACGGCTTCCAGTCCTGGCCTTCCTTCTCCACTCTGCAGCCG GTGTCCATCAAGGCAGACTGGAGCTACAACAGCAGTTTCTCTTCCCATCGGCAGCACCACGAGAACGGGAACCAGCAGATGTTACTGCAGGCTGCTTTACACTTCAACCTGCCGAACGCCACAGATCCCCTGAAGAGATTCACAGACACTCTCTACATCACtcag GTCACGCAGGCTCAGTGTGTGAAGACTCAGACTGAGTTTTACCGGCGGAGTCAGAGTGAGATCATCGAGGGCAAAGGTCGCACCATGGGCGCTCTCTACTGGCAGCTCAATGATATTTGGCAGGCGCCGTCCTGGTCGTCGATCG GTGTCCGCGTACTCGTGGGCCGATCTGGATCCTGTGTGCACGCTGAAGTCAGACCTGCTCCTGGTCCCCGGAGGCAGCGCCGCGGCCATTTTTAA
- the manba gene encoding beta-mannosidase isoform X1, with translation MTNQEVPSQQTHLNPDSTLLKSVPVTYHVLNKPEVMPLRVDMCMFVSGVLLCSFSGVLSGFSSVTDQQHTVSLSGKWSLSNSNGSLSLPAEVPGCVHSALQQQGFIQDPYFRFNDVSYRWIAFDNWTYTTTFNVSTQLRSKQKVLLVFDGVDTVASIQLNGVSVGKTDNMFRRYDLSVRDLLTDGDNVLKVSFSSPVLYASERRKAHSAYRVPPECPPDVQKGECHVNFIRKEQSSFSWDWGPSFPTMGLWKGVRLEAFDVLQLIQVSSVPLYNFSVSQWRVQVQLLVDAVQTTNGQITLSIPELDSEQTVQTKFLSGKTKNSFTLHINTSSQVKQWWPNGHGDQPFYQLTVRGFQDGFLVLSTESKVYFRTVELVQEPVVGSPGLSFYFRINGKPIFLKGSNWIPAHSFQDQVSPAVLRNLLQSAVDANMNALRVWGGGVYEQDLFYSICDEMGIMVWQDFMFACAMYPTEDDFIQTVREEVSQQVQRLKSHPSVIIWSGNNENEAALATDWFSIPVSQRPLYRKDYVTLYVNNVRAIVREEDESRPFLVSSPTNGAESEQEGWVAANPYDPLYGDTHFYSYFLDCWDWRTFPRTRFASEYGFQSWPSFSTLQPVSIKADWSYNSSFSSHRQHHENGNQQMLLQAALHFNLPNATDPLKRFTDTLYITQVTQAQCVKTQTEFYRRSQSEIIEGKGRTMGALYWQLNDIWQAPSWSSIEFGGKWKMLHYFAQSFFAAVLPVAFEDDDALLIYAISDLSHDLKLRAAVSAYSWADLDPVCTLKSDLLLVPGGSAAAIFKQPVAALLAGCGRCTRLTCLLTFHLEDSSGQQGPTNHHFLSSPKDAQGLQKPNITAKVQQDATGYTVTLHSASVAPFVWLDVGNVPGRFSSNGFLMVSRNMTVGFEAWRPTSVAELSRSLTVTSLADVY, from the exons ATGACAAACCAGGAAGTGCcctcacagcaaacacacttgAACCCGGACAGTACACTTTTAAAGAGTGTTCCCGTTACTTACCATGTCTTAAACAAACCAGAAGTCATGCCTCTGCGTGTCGacatgtgtatgtttgtttctggtgtgttgttgtgttcgTTTTCCGGAGTTTTATCCGGATTTTCTTCGGTGACGGACCAACAACACACCGTGAGTCTGAGCGGTAAATGGAGTCTGTCCAACAGTAACGGCTCACTGTCTCTGCCTGCAGAGGTGCCAGGATGTGTTCATTCAGCCCTGCAGCAACAGGGATTCATCCAG GACCCATATTTCAGGTTCAACGATGTGTCCTATCGGTGGATTGCTTTTGACAACTGGACATACACGACCACATTTAATGTATCGACCCAGCTGAG GTCAAAACAGAAAGTGCTTCTTGTCTTTGACGGTGTCGACACTGTCGCATCGATTCAGCTCAATGGAGTCAGCGTCGGGAAGACGGACAACATGTTTCGTAGATAT GACCTCTCAGTCAGAGACTTGCTGACAGACGGGGATAACGTGCTGAAAGTGAGCTTCTCGTCTCCTGTTCTGTATGCGTCCGAGCGCAGAAAAGCTCATTCTGCCTACAGAGTTCCTCCTGAATGTCCTCCAGATGTCCAGAAAGGGGAATGTCACGTCAACTTCATCAGaaaa GAGCAAAGCTCTTTCAGTTGGGACTGGGGGCCTTCGTTCCCCACGATGGGACTGTGGAAGGGAGTTCGACTGGAGGCGTTTGATGTCCTGCAGCTCATCCAGGTGTCTTCTGTTCCTCTGTACA ACTTCAGCGTCTCTCAGTGGCGGGTTCAGGTTCAGCTTCTTGTCGATGCGGTTCAGACAACAAACGGCCAAATCACGCTCTCCATACCTGAGCTGGATTCAGAGCAGACCGTCCAGACGAAGTTTCTATCAGGGAAGACCAAGAACAGCTTCACCTTACACATCAACACG AGCAGCCAGGTGAAGCAGTGGTGGCCCAACGGACACGGTGACCAACCCTTCTACCAGCTCACTGTCAGAGGCTTTCAGGATGGATTTTTAGTCCTCAGTACAGAATctaag GTGTATTTCCGCACGGTGGAACTGGTCCAGGAGCCAGTTGTCGGGTCTCCAGGATTGAGCTTTTATTTCCGAATCAACGGGAAGCCAATTTTCCTCAAAGGCTCCAACTGGATCCCGGCCCACTCCTTCCAGGACCAGGTCTCCCCTGCTGT CCTGAGGAACTTGTTGCAGTCGGCTGTGGATGCTAACATGAACGCCCTCCGGGTCTGGGGAGGAGGGGTGTACGAACAGGATCTCTTCTACAGCATCTGTGATGAGATGGGAATCATG GTTTGGCAGGACTTCATGTTTGCCTGTGCCATGTATCCCACCGAGGACGACTTCATACAGACCGTAAGAGAGGAGGTCAGCCAACAG GTTCAGCGCCTCAAGTCTCATCCTTCCGTAATCATCTGGAGCGGGAACAATGAAAACGAAGCTGCCCTCGCGACGGACTGGTTCAGCATCCCCGTTTCCCAGAGGCCTCTGTACCGGAAAGACTATGTGACGCTGTATGTGAACAACGTGCGGGCGATAGTTCGAGAG GAGGACGAGAGTCGGCCGTTCCTCGTCTCCAGTCCGACAAACGGAGCTGAATCGGAGCAGGAAGGATGGGTGGCAGCGAACCCCTACGACCCTCTCTATGGGGATACACATTTCTACAGCTACTTCCTGGACTGCTGGGACTGGAGGACTTTCCCACGAACACGTTTCGCCTCTGAATACGGCTTCCAGTCCTGGCCTTCCTTCTCCACTCTGCAGCCG GTGTCCATCAAGGCAGACTGGAGCTACAACAGCAGTTTCTCTTCCCATCGGCAGCACCACGAGAACGGGAACCAGCAGATGTTACTGCAGGCTGCTTTACACTTCAACCTGCCGAACGCCACAGATCCCCTGAAGAGATTCACAGACACTCTCTACATCACtcag GTCACGCAGGCTCAGTGTGTGAAGACTCAGACTGAGTTTTACCGGCGGAGTCAGAGTGAGATCATCGAGGGCAAAGGTCGCACCATGGGCGCTCTCTACTGGCAGCTCAATGATATTTGGCAGGCGCCGTCCTGGTCGTCGATCG AGTTTGGTGGGAAGTGGAAAATGCTGCATTATTTTGCGCAGAGCTTCTTCGCCGCCGTCCTTCCTGTCGCCTTTGAGGACGACGACGCGCTGTTGATCTACGCCATCTCAGACCTGAGCCACGACCTGAAGCTCAGAGCCGCG GTGTCCGCGTACTCGTGGGCCGATCTGGATCCTGTGTGCACGCTGAAGTCAGACCTGCTCCTGGTCCCCGGAGGCAGCGCCGCGGCCATTTTTAAACAGCCGGTCGCCGCCCTGTTGGCAGGATGTGGACGCTGCACTCGCCTCACCTGCCTGCTCACCTTTCACCTGGAGGACAGCAGCGGCCAGCAGGGTCCCACCAACCACCACTTCCTGAGCTCACCTAAAGACGCTCAGGGACTCCAAAAACCAAACATCACA GCTAAGGTGCAGCAGGATGCGACGGGATACACCGTCACCCTCCACTCTGCCTCTGTGGCTCCGTTCGTCTGGCTCGATGTGGGAAACGTTCCCGGACGCTTCAGCTCCAACGGCTTCCTGATGGTTTCTCGAAACATGACAGTGGGTTTTGAAGCGTGGCGTCCCACCAGCGTCGCTGAACTCTCCAGATCCCTCACCGTCACATCTTTGGCGGATGTTTACTGA
- the manba gene encoding beta-mannosidase isoform X2, giving the protein MTNQEVPSQQTHLNPDSTLLKSVPVTYHVLNKPEVMPLRVDMCMFVSGVLLCSFSGVLSGFSSVTDQQHTVSLSGKWSLSNSNGSLSLPAEVPGCVHSALQQQGFIQDPYFRFNDVSYRWIAFDNWTYTTTFNVSTQLRSKQKVLLVFDGVDTVASIQLNGVSVGKTDNMFRRYDLSVRDLLTDGDNVLKVSFSSPVLYASERRKAHSAYRVPPECPPDVQKGECHVNFIRKEQSSFSWDWGPSFPTMGLWKGVRLEAFDVLQLIQVSSVPLYNFSVSQWRVQVQLLVDAVQTTNGQITLSIPELDSEQTVQTKFLSGKTKNSFTLHINTSSQVKQWWPNGHGDQPFYQLTVRGFQDGFLVLSTESKVYFRTVELVQEPVVGSPGLSFYFRINGKPIFLKGSNWIPAHSFQDQVSPAVLRNLLQSAVDANMNALRVWGGGVYEQDLFYSICDEMGIMVWQDFMFACAMYPTEDDFIQTVREEVSQQVQRLKSHPSVIIWSGNNENEAALATDWFSIPVSQRPLYRKDYVTLYVNNVRAIVREEDESRPFLVSSPTNGAESEQEGWVAANPYDPLYGDTHFYSYFLDCWDWRTFPRTRFASEYGFQSWPSFSTLQPVSIKADWSYNSSFSSHRQHHENGNQQMLLQAALHFNLPNATDPLKRFTDTLYITQVSAYSWADLDPVCTLKSDLLLVPGGSAAAIFKQPVAALLAGCGRCTRLTCLLTFHLEDSSGQQGPTNHHFLSSPKDAQGLQKPNITAKVQQDATGYTVTLHSASVAPFVWLDVGNVPGRFSSNGFLMVSRNMTVGFEAWRPTSVAELSRSLTVTSLADVY; this is encoded by the exons ATGACAAACCAGGAAGTGCcctcacagcaaacacacttgAACCCGGACAGTACACTTTTAAAGAGTGTTCCCGTTACTTACCATGTCTTAAACAAACCAGAAGTCATGCCTCTGCGTGTCGacatgtgtatgtttgtttctggtgtgttgttgtgttcgTTTTCCGGAGTTTTATCCGGATTTTCTTCGGTGACGGACCAACAACACACCGTGAGTCTGAGCGGTAAATGGAGTCTGTCCAACAGTAACGGCTCACTGTCTCTGCCTGCAGAGGTGCCAGGATGTGTTCATTCAGCCCTGCAGCAACAGGGATTCATCCAG GACCCATATTTCAGGTTCAACGATGTGTCCTATCGGTGGATTGCTTTTGACAACTGGACATACACGACCACATTTAATGTATCGACCCAGCTGAG GTCAAAACAGAAAGTGCTTCTTGTCTTTGACGGTGTCGACACTGTCGCATCGATTCAGCTCAATGGAGTCAGCGTCGGGAAGACGGACAACATGTTTCGTAGATAT GACCTCTCAGTCAGAGACTTGCTGACAGACGGGGATAACGTGCTGAAAGTGAGCTTCTCGTCTCCTGTTCTGTATGCGTCCGAGCGCAGAAAAGCTCATTCTGCCTACAGAGTTCCTCCTGAATGTCCTCCAGATGTCCAGAAAGGGGAATGTCACGTCAACTTCATCAGaaaa GAGCAAAGCTCTTTCAGTTGGGACTGGGGGCCTTCGTTCCCCACGATGGGACTGTGGAAGGGAGTTCGACTGGAGGCGTTTGATGTCCTGCAGCTCATCCAGGTGTCTTCTGTTCCTCTGTACA ACTTCAGCGTCTCTCAGTGGCGGGTTCAGGTTCAGCTTCTTGTCGATGCGGTTCAGACAACAAACGGCCAAATCACGCTCTCCATACCTGAGCTGGATTCAGAGCAGACCGTCCAGACGAAGTTTCTATCAGGGAAGACCAAGAACAGCTTCACCTTACACATCAACACG AGCAGCCAGGTGAAGCAGTGGTGGCCCAACGGACACGGTGACCAACCCTTCTACCAGCTCACTGTCAGAGGCTTTCAGGATGGATTTTTAGTCCTCAGTACAGAATctaag GTGTATTTCCGCACGGTGGAACTGGTCCAGGAGCCAGTTGTCGGGTCTCCAGGATTGAGCTTTTATTTCCGAATCAACGGGAAGCCAATTTTCCTCAAAGGCTCCAACTGGATCCCGGCCCACTCCTTCCAGGACCAGGTCTCCCCTGCTGT CCTGAGGAACTTGTTGCAGTCGGCTGTGGATGCTAACATGAACGCCCTCCGGGTCTGGGGAGGAGGGGTGTACGAACAGGATCTCTTCTACAGCATCTGTGATGAGATGGGAATCATG GTTTGGCAGGACTTCATGTTTGCCTGTGCCATGTATCCCACCGAGGACGACTTCATACAGACCGTAAGAGAGGAGGTCAGCCAACAG GTTCAGCGCCTCAAGTCTCATCCTTCCGTAATCATCTGGAGCGGGAACAATGAAAACGAAGCTGCCCTCGCGACGGACTGGTTCAGCATCCCCGTTTCCCAGAGGCCTCTGTACCGGAAAGACTATGTGACGCTGTATGTGAACAACGTGCGGGCGATAGTTCGAGAG GAGGACGAGAGTCGGCCGTTCCTCGTCTCCAGTCCGACAAACGGAGCTGAATCGGAGCAGGAAGGATGGGTGGCAGCGAACCCCTACGACCCTCTCTATGGGGATACACATTTCTACAGCTACTTCCTGGACTGCTGGGACTGGAGGACTTTCCCACGAACACGTTTCGCCTCTGAATACGGCTTCCAGTCCTGGCCTTCCTTCTCCACTCTGCAGCCG GTGTCCATCAAGGCAGACTGGAGCTACAACAGCAGTTTCTCTTCCCATCGGCAGCACCACGAGAACGGGAACCAGCAGATGTTACTGCAGGCTGCTTTACACTTCAACCTGCCGAACGCCACAGATCCCCTGAAGAGATTCACAGACACTCTCTACATCACtcag GTGTCCGCGTACTCGTGGGCCGATCTGGATCCTGTGTGCACGCTGAAGTCAGACCTGCTCCTGGTCCCCGGAGGCAGCGCCGCGGCCATTTTTAAACAGCCGGTCGCCGCCCTGTTGGCAGGATGTGGACGCTGCACTCGCCTCACCTGCCTGCTCACCTTTCACCTGGAGGACAGCAGCGGCCAGCAGGGTCCCACCAACCACCACTTCCTGAGCTCACCTAAAGACGCTCAGGGACTCCAAAAACCAAACATCACA GCTAAGGTGCAGCAGGATGCGACGGGATACACCGTCACCCTCCACTCTGCCTCTGTGGCTCCGTTCGTCTGGCTCGATGTGGGAAACGTTCCCGGACGCTTCAGCTCCAACGGCTTCCTGATGGTTTCTCGAAACATGACAGTGGGTTTTGAAGCGTGGCGTCCCACCAGCGTCGCTGAACTCTCCAGATCCCTCACCGTCACATCTTTGGCGGATGTTTACTGA